Proteins encoded together in one Synechococcus sp. A15-62 window:
- a CDS encoding helix-turn-helix domain-containing protein, with amino-acid sequence MAPRRLSDSEKQDLVGRYKAGESTAALAEAFGCSPNTVSRTVKALLPADAYAALKASRQKGLVTPPLPTVTEAEQPEVDEVDSLKEDDSSLALDDADDFGEDSEEELAEDDDNGSVETFTELVPLLGVGDLNDRPLNQAQPFSVDLLPDSAYMLVDKVVELDARPLKEFPELGLLDDAEQERQGLCLFASPRAAKRQCGRSQRVIKVPDTAVFQRTSSYLLARGITRLVLDGTLIALDA; translated from the coding sequence ATGGCCCCGCGTCGTCTCAGCGACAGCGAGAAGCAGGATCTGGTCGGTCGTTACAAGGCCGGCGAGTCAACAGCTGCTTTGGCTGAGGCCTTTGGCTGCAGTCCCAACACCGTGAGTCGCACGGTGAAAGCGCTGTTGCCCGCTGACGCTTATGCCGCACTGAAGGCCAGCCGGCAAAAAGGGTTGGTCACACCTCCTCTGCCAACCGTCACGGAGGCTGAACAACCTGAGGTTGACGAGGTTGACTCCCTCAAGGAAGACGACAGCAGCCTGGCCCTGGATGACGCGGATGACTTCGGCGAAGACTCTGAGGAGGAGCTCGCTGAAGACGATGACAACGGCAGCGTTGAAACGTTCACGGAGCTTGTTCCCCTTCTGGGCGTGGGAGACCTCAATGATCGCCCGCTCAATCAAGCCCAACCGTTCAGTGTCGACCTGTTGCCCGACAGCGCTTACATGCTGGTTGACAAGGTGGTTGAGCTGGACGCGCGCCCTCTCAAGGAGTTTCCCGAGTTGGGCCTCCTCGACGATGCCGAGCAAGAACGCCAGGGGTTGTGCCTGTTTGCCAGCCCTCGCGCGGCAAAGCGCCAGTGCGGGCGGAGTCAGCGGGTGATCAAGGTTCCCGACACGGCTGTGTTTCAACGCACCAGCAGCTACCTGTTGGCTCGAGGCATCACTCGCTTGGTGTTGGATGGAACTTTGATTGCGCTTGATGCCTGA
- the rsmI gene encoding 16S rRNA (cytidine(1402)-2'-O)-methyltransferase has product MQRDEPSGGSLYLVGTPIGHLGDLSPRARDLLRSVDVIACEDTRHSGQLLSSLGAGGRKLSFHRHNTRTRVPQLLDLLAEGQSLAVISDAGLPGISDPGEELVAAAHQAGHPVICIPGPCAATTALVSSGLPSGRFCFEGFLPAKGKERRARLDAISHEPRTTVLYEAPHRLITLLEELQHHCGGDRPLQVARELTKRHEEQVGPTVDHALLHFQQHPPQGECTVVLGGAPLEDAEEPDDDDLLRQLQALQDEGASASDAARQLAKSTGLSKRRLYALLHQGTSN; this is encoded by the coding sequence ATGCAGCGGGATGAACCAAGCGGCGGCAGCCTCTATCTGGTGGGCACGCCCATTGGTCATCTTGGGGATCTGTCGCCACGGGCACGCGACTTGCTCCGCAGCGTGGATGTGATCGCCTGTGAAGACACCCGCCACAGCGGACAGCTGCTCAGCAGCCTGGGAGCGGGCGGCCGCAAGCTGTCCTTTCATCGGCACAACACCCGCACCCGCGTGCCCCAACTGCTGGATCTGCTGGCGGAGGGGCAAAGCCTGGCGGTGATCAGTGATGCCGGGCTGCCAGGCATCAGCGACCCCGGGGAAGAGCTGGTGGCCGCCGCGCACCAGGCCGGCCATCCCGTGATCTGCATCCCTGGCCCTTGCGCCGCCACCACTGCTCTGGTGAGCAGCGGCCTGCCGAGCGGACGCTTTTGCTTCGAAGGATTTCTGCCGGCCAAAGGCAAGGAACGGCGGGCACGGCTGGACGCCATCAGCCATGAACCCCGCACAACGGTGCTGTACGAAGCGCCGCACCGCCTGATCACATTGCTCGAGGAACTCCAGCACCACTGCGGAGGAGACCGTCCCCTGCAGGTGGCACGGGAACTGACCAAACGCCATGAAGAGCAGGTGGGGCCGACCGTGGATCATGCCCTGCTGCACTTTCAGCAGCACCCCCCCCAAGGTGAATGCACGGTTGTGCTTGGAGGAGCACCGCTGGAAGATGCAGAAGAACCTGACGACGATGACCTGCTTAGGCAGCTTCAGGCGCTGCAGGACGAGGGTGCAAGTGCCAGCGATGCTGCGCGGCAATTGGCCAAGTCCACAGGGCTGTCCAAACGACGGTTGTATGCCCTCCTGCACCAGGGCACGTCAAACTGA
- a CDS encoding 3'(2'),5'-bisphosphate nucleotidase CysQ: protein MMPSSAVLPAGVNKEALLTELRRLSWGAADILRAYARGEQPPHGFPKALSVDEGGEGPVSAADLAVNKWLLDGLSAAFPKADWTLLSEETAKEQLTEGQPLPAEWLWILDPLDGTKDFLQGTGEYAVHLALVRDKRPVIGVVLLPEADELWIGIVGEGAWCEDRQGERSPVRFSDRTEVSDLILVASRSHRDDRLVKLIDALNLGGSKAVGSVGFKVATILRGETDLYVSLSGKSAPKDWDMAAPEAVLLAAGGRFTHADQADLTYNTGDVRQAGCLIASHGKTHVELGERATQAMAEIDPGFQV from the coding sequence ATGATGCCCAGCTCTGCCGTCCTCCCCGCTGGCGTGAACAAGGAGGCTCTGCTGACGGAACTGCGTCGCCTCAGTTGGGGAGCCGCCGACATCCTGCGGGCCTATGCCCGCGGCGAGCAGCCTCCGCATGGTTTCCCCAAGGCCTTGAGTGTTGATGAAGGCGGAGAGGGCCCGGTGTCTGCGGCTGATCTGGCCGTGAACAAGTGGTTGCTGGATGGACTGTCCGCCGCGTTCCCCAAGGCCGACTGGACGCTGCTCAGCGAGGAGACCGCCAAAGAGCAGCTCACGGAAGGCCAACCGCTGCCGGCGGAGTGGCTGTGGATTCTCGATCCCCTGGATGGCACCAAGGATTTCCTGCAGGGCACAGGCGAATACGCCGTTCATCTGGCCCTGGTGCGCGACAAGCGGCCGGTGATCGGTGTTGTGCTCCTGCCGGAAGCCGATGAACTTTGGATCGGCATCGTTGGCGAGGGTGCCTGGTGTGAAGACCGTCAGGGTGAGCGGTCGCCGGTTCGCTTCAGCGACAGAACTGAGGTTTCAGACCTGATCCTGGTGGCCAGCCGCAGCCACCGCGACGACCGTTTGGTCAAGCTCATTGATGCCCTCAATCTCGGCGGTTCCAAAGCCGTGGGCAGCGTTGGCTTCAAAGTGGCCACGATCCTGAGGGGCGAAACTGACCTTTACGTCTCCCTCTCCGGTAAGAGTGCTCCCAAGGATTGGGACATGGCTGCTCCGGAAGCGGTGCTGCTCGCGGCCGGTGGTCGTTTCACCCATGCCGATCAGGCCGACCTCACCTACAACACCGGCGATGTGCGTCAGGCCGGCTGTCTGATCGCCAGCCATGGAAAAACCCACGTCGAGCTCGGAGAGCGTGCGACGCAGGCCATGGCCGAGATCGATCCCGGCTTTCAGGTCTGA
- a CDS encoding polyribonucleotide nucleotidyltransferase, with product MQGQTQSISFDGREIRLTTGRFAPQAGGSVLVECGDTAVLVTATRSGGRKGIDFLPLICDYEERLYAAGRIPGSYMRRESRPPERATLTARLIDRPMRPLFPSWLRDDLQVVATCLSLDERVPADVLAVTGASIATLLAGIPFNGPMAAVRVGLLGDDFVLNPSYREIERGDLDLVVAGTPDGVVMVEAGANQLPEQDVIEAIDFGYEAICELIKAQEQLLKDLGITQVKPEKPDEDSTVPAYLEKQCTKAISAVLSKFDQSKDERDTALETVKGEVSETISGLKEDHAVRQALASSPKLLGNSFKALTKKLMRQQILKDGKRVDGRGLDEVRQISAMAGVLPRRVHGSGLFQRGLTQVLSTATLGTPSDAQEMDDLHPNTEKLYLHHYNFPPYSVGETRPMRSPGRREIGHGALAERAILPVLPEKDTFPYVVRVVSEVLSSNGSTSMGSVCGSTLSLMDAGVPLKAPVSGAAMGLIKEGDEVRILTDIQGIEDFLGDMDFKVAGSEKGITALQMDMKITGLSVKTVAEAVNQARPARLHILEKMLEAIDTPRDNLSPHAPRLLSFRIDPELIGTVIGPGGRTIKGITERTNTKIDIEDGGIVTIASHDGAAAEEAQKIIEGLTRKVNEGEVFSGSITRIIPIGAFVEILPGKEGMIHISQLSEARVEKVEDVVKVGDEVTVRVREIDNRGRINLTLRGVPQAGDAAEVEPQPTPVAPLS from the coding sequence GTGCAAGGACAAACCCAGTCGATCTCCTTTGACGGACGCGAGATTCGACTGACCACCGGGCGCTTCGCCCCTCAGGCGGGAGGATCCGTCTTGGTGGAGTGTGGCGACACCGCCGTGCTTGTGACCGCAACCCGTTCGGGCGGTCGGAAAGGCATTGATTTTCTGCCGCTGATCTGCGACTACGAAGAGCGGCTTTATGCAGCTGGCCGCATTCCCGGCAGTTACATGCGTCGTGAGAGCCGCCCACCTGAACGCGCCACGCTCACGGCTCGACTGATTGACCGCCCCATGCGGCCGCTGTTCCCCAGCTGGCTGCGCGACGACCTGCAGGTGGTGGCCACCTGCCTGTCCCTCGATGAGCGGGTTCCCGCCGATGTTCTGGCGGTGACGGGCGCCTCGATTGCCACGCTGCTGGCAGGCATCCCCTTCAACGGCCCAATGGCAGCCGTGCGGGTGGGTTTGCTCGGAGATGACTTCGTGCTTAACCCGAGTTATCGGGAGATCGAACGGGGTGATCTGGACCTGGTGGTCGCCGGCACCCCTGACGGCGTGGTGATGGTTGAGGCCGGCGCTAATCAGTTGCCCGAGCAGGACGTGATCGAGGCGATTGATTTCGGCTACGAAGCGATCTGCGAACTGATCAAGGCACAGGAACAGCTGCTGAAGGATCTGGGCATCACCCAGGTGAAGCCGGAGAAGCCGGACGAAGACAGCACCGTTCCCGCCTACCTGGAAAAGCAGTGCACCAAGGCGATCAGCGCTGTCCTCAGCAAATTTGATCAGAGCAAGGACGAGCGGGACACAGCCCTGGAAACCGTGAAGGGCGAGGTGTCCGAGACCATCTCAGGTCTGAAGGAAGACCATGCCGTTCGCCAGGCCCTGGCCAGCAGCCCGAAACTGCTCGGCAACAGCTTCAAAGCGCTGACCAAGAAGCTGATGCGTCAGCAGATTCTCAAGGACGGCAAGCGTGTAGATGGACGCGGCCTCGACGAGGTGCGTCAGATCAGCGCCATGGCCGGCGTGCTGCCGCGCCGGGTGCATGGCTCCGGTCTGTTCCAGCGCGGACTCACCCAGGTGCTCTCCACCGCAACGCTGGGCACCCCCAGCGATGCCCAGGAGATGGACGACCTCCATCCCAACACCGAAAAGCTGTACCTGCACCACTACAACTTCCCTCCTTACTCCGTCGGTGAAACGCGGCCGATGCGCTCCCCCGGTCGTCGTGAGATCGGCCATGGCGCCCTGGCCGAACGCGCCATTCTTCCGGTGCTTCCCGAGAAGGACACCTTCCCCTACGTGGTGCGTGTGGTGAGCGAAGTGCTCAGCTCCAATGGCTCCACCTCGATGGGCTCCGTCTGCGGCAGCACCCTGTCGCTGATGGATGCCGGTGTGCCGCTGAAGGCTCCGGTGAGTGGCGCTGCCATGGGTCTGATCAAGGAAGGTGATGAGGTTCGGATCCTCACCGACATCCAGGGCATCGAGGACTTCCTCGGTGATATGGACTTCAAGGTGGCCGGTAGCGAGAAGGGCATCACCGCCCTGCAGATGGACATGAAGATCACCGGCCTCTCGGTGAAGACGGTGGCCGAAGCCGTGAATCAAGCGCGCCCGGCACGGCTCCACATCCTCGAGAAGATGCTCGAGGCAATCGACACTCCTCGGGACAACCTGTCACCCCATGCCCCACGTCTGCTCAGCTTCCGCATTGATCCTGAGCTGATCGGCACCGTGATAGGCCCAGGTGGACGCACGATCAAGGGCATCACCGAGCGCACCAACACCAAGATCGACATCGAGGACGGCGGCATCGTGACCATCGCCTCCCACGATGGTGCTGCCGCTGAAGAAGCCCAAAAGATCATCGAAGGCCTGACCCGCAAGGTCAACGAAGGCGAGGTGTTCTCCGGCTCGATCACGCGGATCATCCCGATCGGCGCCTTCGTGGAGATCCTCCCCGGCAAGGAAGGCATGATCCACATCTCGCAGCTCTCCGAAGCTCGCGTCGAAAAGGTCGAAGACGTGGTGAAGGTGGGCGACGAGGTGACCGTGCGGGTGCGCGAAATCGACAACCGCGGCCGCATCAACCTCACCCTGCGGGGCGTGCCCCAGGCCGGCGATGCCGCGGAAGTGGAGCCTCAGCCCACCCCGGTGGCACCGCTCAGCTGA
- the rpsN gene encoding 30S ribosomal protein S14 — MAKKSMIARDVKRKKTVERYAAKRAALMAAFNAAEDPMDRLEIHRKIQALPRNSARIRVRNRCWATGKPRGVYRDFGLCRNQLRERAHKGELPGVVKSSW, encoded by the coding sequence ATGGCCAAGAAGTCGATGATCGCTCGCGATGTGAAGCGCAAAAAAACGGTTGAGCGCTATGCGGCCAAGCGCGCAGCACTGATGGCAGCCTTCAACGCAGCCGAAGATCCGATGGATCGCCTGGAGATCCATCGCAAGATTCAGGCTCTGCCTCGCAACAGCGCACGCATCCGTGTGCGCAACCGCTGCTGGGCCACCGGCAAACCCCGCGGCGTTTATCGCGATTTCGGTCTTTGCCGTAACCAGCTGCGTGAGCGCGCCCACAAAGGAGAACTGCCCGGCGTGGTCAAGTCCAGCTGGTGA
- a CDS encoding RIP metalloprotease: MNVLAALLVLALLIVVHEAGHFLAATLQGIRVSGFSIGFGPALIKRQRRGVTYALRLLPLGGFVAFPDDDEESTIPADDPDLLRNRPIPQQALVVAAGVLANLALALVVLFAQAAIVGVPAAPDPGVLVVQVQQGGAAARSGLRAGDQILSLNDQPLAAGQRGVAAMVRDVKAAPEQPIRVERKRGDATSTVELIPDDQQGTGKIGAQLQANISGEMRPVRNPGELVLTTGSQFSQMLEQTVRGYAGLLTNFRATAGQVSGPVKIVEMGAQLSQQGGSGLVLFSALISINLAVLNSLPLPLLDGWQMMMLAIQSVRGRPVSERIQMAFVQSGFLLLVGLTLVLIVRDTTQLPVVQQLMGR; the protein is encoded by the coding sequence ATGAACGTGTTGGCCGCCCTTCTGGTGCTCGCCCTGCTGATCGTGGTGCATGAGGCCGGCCATTTCCTCGCTGCCACACTCCAGGGCATTCGCGTCAGCGGCTTTTCCATTGGCTTTGGCCCAGCCCTGATCAAGAGACAACGGCGTGGGGTGACCTACGCCCTGCGGCTGCTGCCCCTGGGTGGTTTCGTTGCCTTCCCCGACGACGACGAGGAGAGCACGATCCCTGCTGATGATCCGGATCTGCTGCGCAACCGGCCGATCCCCCAGCAGGCCTTGGTGGTGGCTGCAGGCGTGTTGGCCAACCTGGCCTTGGCATTGGTAGTGCTGTTCGCTCAGGCAGCGATTGTCGGCGTGCCCGCCGCGCCAGATCCCGGAGTCCTCGTGGTTCAGGTGCAACAGGGTGGTGCTGCCGCCCGCTCCGGGCTTCGTGCAGGCGACCAGATCCTCAGCCTGAATGACCAACCTCTCGCCGCAGGACAACGGGGCGTTGCCGCGATGGTGCGGGATGTGAAAGCAGCACCCGAGCAACCCATTCGTGTGGAGCGAAAGCGGGGCGACGCGACCTCAACCGTTGAACTGATCCCCGACGATCAACAGGGCACAGGAAAAATCGGTGCCCAGCTGCAGGCCAACATCAGTGGGGAGATGCGCCCCGTGCGCAATCCCGGTGAACTGGTGCTCACCACCGGCTCGCAATTCAGCCAAATGCTGGAGCAAACCGTGCGCGGCTACGCCGGACTCCTGACCAACTTCCGAGCCACGGCAGGCCAGGTGAGTGGTCCCGTGAAGATCGTTGAGATGGGCGCTCAGCTCAGCCAGCAGGGGGGATCCGGGTTGGTGCTCTTCTCAGCCCTGATCTCAATCAATTTGGCGGTGCTCAATTCTCTGCCGCTGCCGCTGCTTGATGGCTGGCAGATGATGATGCTCGCGATTCAGTCCGTTCGGGGTCGTCCGGTGTCGGAACGGATCCAAATGGCCTTCGTGCAATCCGGTTTTCTGCTTCTGGTGGGGCTCACGCTTGTGTTGATCGTGCGTGACACCACACAACTGCCGGTGGTCCAGCAATTGATGGGTCGCTAA
- the serS gene encoding serine--tRNA ligase, producing the protein MLDQRLVRDNPETIAQQLGRRGKAVDLTKLQLIAQQQRDLEQQRSGLQAEGNRIGKEVGQRIKSGADPKGDEVAELRQQGNAIKQKVAVLEEEEKQLSSELKQQLLGFPNLPSEACPDGRSEDDNVEVRRWGTPRVDDGLDEHWQIAERLQLFDTERSVRIAQSRFVTLMGQGARLERGLINFMLDLHTSKGYREVLPPVLVNSASLTGSGQLPKFAEESFRCAEDDLWLTPTAEVPVTSLHRDEIIPADQLPLRYAAYSPCFRREAGSYGRDTRGLIRLHQFNKVELYWFVHPDHSDEAHKQITADAEAVLQALELPYRVLDLCTADLGFSARRTYDLEVWLPGAGAYREISSCSVCGDFQARRSSIRTKEGKATKLVHTLNGSGLAVGRTMAALLENGQQPDGSVLLPKALVPYVGRERLQPE; encoded by the coding sequence GTGCTCGATCAGCGCCTTGTGCGTGACAACCCTGAAACGATCGCCCAGCAACTGGGGCGTCGAGGTAAGGCCGTTGATCTCACCAAACTGCAGCTGATTGCCCAGCAGCAGCGCGATCTAGAGCAACAACGCAGCGGCCTGCAGGCGGAAGGCAACCGGATCGGCAAGGAGGTTGGCCAGCGCATTAAGTCGGGCGCCGATCCCAAAGGCGATGAGGTCGCCGAACTCCGCCAGCAGGGCAATGCCATCAAGCAGAAGGTGGCGGTGCTGGAGGAGGAGGAGAAGCAGCTTTCCAGTGAGCTCAAGCAGCAGCTGCTGGGGTTCCCCAACCTGCCTTCAGAGGCCTGCCCGGATGGGCGGAGTGAAGACGACAACGTTGAAGTGCGCCGCTGGGGAACCCCCCGGGTTGATGACGGCCTCGACGAGCACTGGCAGATCGCCGAGCGGCTGCAGCTGTTCGACACCGAACGCTCCGTCCGCATTGCGCAGAGCCGTTTCGTCACGCTGATGGGGCAAGGGGCACGGCTGGAGCGTGGCCTGATCAATTTCATGCTCGACCTCCACACGAGCAAGGGTTACCGCGAGGTGCTGCCCCCGGTGCTTGTGAACAGCGCCAGCCTCACCGGATCAGGGCAGCTGCCCAAGTTCGCCGAGGAAAGCTTCCGGTGCGCGGAGGACGACCTCTGGCTGACACCGACCGCTGAGGTGCCGGTGACCTCCCTGCACCGGGACGAAATCATCCCGGCAGACCAACTGCCCCTCCGTTATGCCGCCTACAGCCCCTGCTTCCGCCGTGAGGCCGGCAGCTACGGCCGCGACACCCGTGGCTTGATCCGCCTGCACCAGTTCAACAAGGTGGAGCTGTACTGGTTTGTGCACCCCGATCACTCCGACGAGGCGCACAAACAGATCACGGCCGATGCAGAAGCCGTGCTTCAGGCGCTGGAGCTTCCCTATCGGGTCTTGGACCTCTGCACCGCCGACCTCGGCTTTTCCGCCCGCCGGACCTACGACCTCGAGGTGTGGCTGCCGGGAGCAGGGGCTTACCGGGAAATCTCCAGTTGCAGCGTCTGTGGCGATTTTCAGGCGCGACGGTCCTCCATCCGCACCAAAGAAGGCAAGGCCACGAAATTGGTGCACACCCTGAATGGAAGTGGCCTGGCCGTCGGCAGAACCATGGCGGCTCTGTTGGAGAACGGCCAACAGCCCGACGGCAGCGTCCTGCTGCCCAAAGCTCTGGTGCCCTACGTCGGCCGCGAGCGACTCCAGCCAGAATGA
- a CDS encoding AAA family ATPase translates to MSSAAWGHQLDLLVRARTPLIWVRSNEEARVESLLGEAAQRLARQLVCWNFIDGISGPVNADGQGSRQPMAMLQWLQQRDAGSPTLLLAKDFHRFCDDPGVARMLRNLEASLRSTPHTLVLCCGQWTPPGDLEESLTLLDLPLPDNNDLRRLISSIGTSSGSPLPAPVLDELAQACSGLSEMRVRQVAARALARRGQLGSEDLQDVLDEKRQTIARSEVLEFCRSDAGTEAIGGLDGLKTWLNQRHRAFSEDARRFGLPLPRGVLLVGPQGTGKSLTAKAIACSWSMPLLRLDVGRLFAGLVGASEARTREMIQRAEAMAPCVLWIDEIDKGFGGDGRSDGGTTQRVLANVLTWMAEKQSPVFVVATANGVEKLPPELLRKGRFDEIFMLDLPSSSERHSILELHLERRRPGLKLPLDTVVSRSEGFSGAELEQTVIEAMHLAFADNRELTEPDLIGAASQLIPLSRTASEQLERLQQWAAGGRARPASVAAGNEA, encoded by the coding sequence ATGAGCAGTGCCGCCTGGGGACACCAGCTCGACCTTCTGGTGCGTGCTCGCACACCTTTGATCTGGGTGCGCAGCAATGAGGAAGCCCGGGTGGAAAGCCTGCTCGGAGAGGCCGCTCAACGGCTTGCACGCCAGCTGGTCTGCTGGAATTTCATCGATGGCATCAGCGGGCCGGTGAATGCCGATGGCCAGGGAAGCCGTCAACCGATGGCCATGCTGCAGTGGCTCCAGCAACGGGATGCGGGCAGCCCAACCCTGCTGCTTGCCAAGGATTTTCATCGTTTCTGCGATGACCCCGGTGTGGCCCGGATGCTGCGCAATCTCGAGGCATCCCTGCGCAGCACCCCGCACACCCTGGTGCTGTGCTGCGGGCAATGGACACCCCCCGGTGATCTGGAAGAGAGCCTGACGTTGCTGGATCTCCCCCTTCCCGACAACAACGACCTGCGCCGGCTGATCAGCAGCATCGGCACCAGCAGCGGCAGCCCCCTGCCAGCTCCTGTCCTGGATGAATTGGCTCAGGCCTGCAGCGGGCTCAGCGAAATGCGGGTGCGCCAGGTGGCCGCCCGTGCCCTGGCCCGCCGCGGCCAGTTGGGATCAGAGGATCTGCAGGACGTTCTCGACGAAAAACGCCAGACGATTGCCCGCAGCGAGGTGCTGGAGTTCTGCCGCAGCGATGCGGGCACGGAAGCCATCGGGGGCCTCGACGGTCTCAAGACCTGGCTGAACCAACGGCACCGGGCCTTCTCGGAAGATGCACGCCGTTTCGGACTGCCTCTGCCCCGTGGCGTTTTGCTCGTGGGGCCTCAAGGCACAGGCAAATCACTCACGGCCAAGGCGATCGCCTGCAGTTGGTCGATGCCCCTGCTGCGGCTCGATGTGGGGCGTCTGTTCGCGGGCTTGGTGGGGGCCAGCGAGGCACGCACCCGCGAGATGATCCAACGGGCTGAAGCCATGGCCCCCTGCGTGCTCTGGATCGATGAGATCGACAAGGGCTTCGGGGGGGATGGCCGCAGTGACGGCGGCACCACCCAGCGGGTTCTGGCCAACGTGCTCACCTGGATGGCTGAGAAGCAGTCCCCGGTGTTCGTCGTGGCCACCGCCAACGGCGTTGAGAAGCTGCCACCGGAGCTGCTGCGCAAGGGACGTTTCGATGAGATCTTCATGCTCGATCTGCCCAGCAGCTCTGAGCGCCACAGCATTCTTGAGCTGCATCTGGAACGGCGTCGCCCTGGGCTGAAGCTTCCCCTGGACACGGTGGTGAGCCGCAGTGAGGGCTTCTCCGGTGCCGAGCTGGAGCAGACCGTGATCGAGGCGATGCATTTGGCCTTTGCCGACAACCGTGAGTTGACGGAGCCGGATCTGATTGGAGCGGCATCCCAGCTCATCCCCCTGTCCCGCACCGCAAGCGAACAGCTCGAGCGGCTACAGCAGTGGGCTGCCGGCGGCCGCGCCCGCCCCGCCTCTGTTGCTGCAGGTAACGAAGCCTGA
- a CDS encoding DUF177 domain-containing protein, whose product MIEALEPVPLQELRALGTAKVWDVEGELDELPSLTLVRGHVSAEHRGNVLAVEGKLSTIVTLCCDRCLNQFNQSLSCTPSELIWLGDKQPTADELELSGEVAEMEGLVDVLDPRGQFDPQQWAFEQLNLLLPVVNYCGDHCPGPPGLQQQPVTSDANPKDVDPRWQALQQLQQQIDQP is encoded by the coding sequence GTGATCGAGGCACTGGAGCCTGTTCCCCTCCAGGAGCTCCGGGCCCTCGGCACCGCGAAAGTCTGGGACGTCGAGGGTGAGCTTGATGAGCTCCCATCGCTCACACTCGTGCGAGGCCATGTCTCCGCAGAGCATCGCGGCAACGTCTTGGCGGTTGAGGGGAAACTCAGCACGATCGTGACGCTCTGCTGCGATCGCTGCCTGAATCAGTTCAATCAGAGCCTCAGCTGCACGCCTTCGGAACTGATCTGGCTGGGAGACAAGCAACCGACGGCCGACGAACTGGAGCTGTCCGGAGAGGTTGCCGAGATGGAAGGTCTGGTGGATGTTCTCGATCCACGCGGTCAATTTGACCCCCAGCAATGGGCCTTCGAACAGCTCAACCTGCTGTTGCCCGTCGTCAACTACTGCGGTGACCACTGCCCAGGCCCACCAGGTCTTCAGCAGCAGCCCGTGACCTCAGACGCCAACCCGAAGGACGTCGATCCCCGCTGGCAGGCCCTGCAACAGCTCCAGCAGCAGATCGACCAGCCATGA
- the yidC gene encoding membrane protein insertase YidC produces the protein MIGYISDNLLIPILDFFYGLVPSYGLAIVALTLVIRIALYPLSAGSIRSARRMRIAQPVIQKRQAEIRSRYANNPQKLQEELGNVMKEFGSPLAGCLPLLVQMPILFALFATLRGSPFADVPYTLNMKVLPADQIAAVEPKPFNSASHSIFIGETDHVPVIASLPRGTKIGVGDSATVNLHTKDGRVFSDVLTDVENPGRFAPTWAVTKGDEIVSVSEDGTITALAAGDATVEAKIPGLAARSGFLFIKALGQVGFYADGAINWDIAILVAGFGITLFISQLLSGMGMPANPQQATANKITPVMITGMFLFFPLPAGVLLYMLIANIFQGLQTFILTKEALPDNLQKILDQQMAQKTVTVSATSGGSRLPFEPKGK, from the coding sequence GTGATCGGATACATCTCCGACAACCTGCTGATTCCAATCCTGGACTTCTTCTATGGATTGGTTCCGAGCTATGGCCTGGCCATCGTCGCCCTCACCCTCGTGATCCGGATCGCGCTCTACCCCCTGAGCGCAGGATCAATTCGCAGCGCTCGGCGCATGCGCATTGCCCAACCGGTGATCCAGAAACGCCAGGCTGAGATCAGAAGCCGTTACGCCAACAATCCTCAGAAACTTCAGGAGGAGCTGGGCAATGTGATGAAGGAGTTCGGCAGCCCCTTGGCGGGATGCCTGCCGCTGCTGGTGCAGATGCCGATCCTGTTTGCTCTGTTTGCAACCCTGCGGGGATCACCATTCGCCGACGTCCCCTACACCTTGAACATGAAGGTGTTGCCGGCGGACCAGATCGCCGCCGTTGAACCCAAACCGTTCAACAGCGCCAGCCATTCCATCTTCATCGGTGAAACCGACCATGTGCCGGTGATCGCCAGCCTGCCGCGGGGCACCAAGATCGGCGTCGGTGACAGCGCCACTGTGAACCTTCACACGAAGGACGGCCGCGTTTTCAGCGACGTGCTCACGGATGTTGAAAACCCTGGACGCTTTGCCCCCACATGGGCAGTGACCAAGGGCGATGAAATCGTCAGCGTCAGTGAGGACGGCACGATCACGGCCCTCGCCGCCGGTGATGCCACCGTTGAAGCCAAGATTCCTGGCCTGGCAGCCCGCAGCGGCTTCCTGTTCATCAAGGCCCTTGGTCAGGTGGGCTTCTACGCCGACGGCGCCATCAATTGGGACATCGCCATTCTCGTTGCCGGATTCGGCATCACCTTGTTCATTTCCCAACTGCTGTCGGGCATGGGCATGCCTGCCAACCCTCAGCAGGCCACGGCCAACAAAATCACTCCGGTGATGATCACGGGTATGTTTTTGTTCTTCCCGCTCCCTGCCGGCGTTCTGCTTTACATGCTGATCGCCAACATTTTCCAAGGCCTACAGACCTTCATCCTCACCAAAGAGGCACTTCCCGACAATCTTCAGAAAATTCTGGACCAGCAAATGGCCCAGAAAACGGTGACGGTCTCCGCCACTTCAGGCGGCTCACGGCTGCCCTTTGAACCGAAGGGCAAGTGA